The Oncorhynchus mykiss isolate Arlee chromosome Y, USDA_OmykA_1.1, whole genome shotgun sequence genomic sequence TCCTGCTCAACCAACTTCTGGCACAGCAGCACCTCACACACCAGCTTGAGGCCGAGCACCATCAGCACCCACAGCAGCCTCAGCACTGCTAGCCTTTTCTCATTCTCCTGGTACAGCCGGATGGATACAATAGCCGTGAAGTAGGTGCTGAGGCCATCAGCGGCAAACAGAGGGACGAAGACCAGCCACCAGCTCATGCCAGGGGTAAACAGGTCAGCCCGCAGCGCTACTAGCACACTGAAGACCAGCAGAGCCCCCAGGTGGAGGAAGAGCTCGAACGTGGCAAAGCCCAGCCATTGGACCAGCTCCTGCAGGGAGAACAGCATGGCCTTAGGGTGGAGGGAGTGGATTCAGGTGGACTGTTCAACCAGGGACTGAATGGGGTAGACTCACTGGTTCTACTCAGGAGATGTGACGTTTCCAGACTCAGGGTGGTAAAGTGTGAGGGAAGGGAGACATTGAGGTCTGGGCAGAAATCCACAGAAGGCAATAGGAAATGGCCCTTAACAAGGAACTGCTGCACAGACGATCAAGCACACCTACATCATTGAAGACAGTGGGGGCAGAGAGGACGAAATACTGTGAGCCAATGAAGAGCTTCACATGTGGAGGATGTCTTCATGGAATCAAGATGTTCTGCCTTTATTTAGAAACATAGACATTTTATTCAGAGCATGACAACAGTTTACAATGTATTGAAATTGACCTAATGTTACATTGTAAACATCAACAAAGTGACAGTATTCACTTCACTTCCCTTTTACCAAGCTATATTGTAACAAGCGTGAAGTTGATTGGAACAACTACCAAAAGTTGCAAACATTGTTACAATCTCATTCTGTCTTCTAGACTAATGTTAGTCTAGTAGTATGTGTCCTTCACAAATAGCCTACAATATATCAAGGGTTGATGACAGTATCCCAATAATGGACTAAAGGAACCTATCGTTACTCCTTATAGTCCAAGGACCTTACATGTTCTGTTAGAATCTAATTGGTTCTGGCaaccaaaacagccaaatactccatctaaacgtgaatcgattctcaataaACACTCGGAAAAGATTTTCCAGGTAAGCCCAATTCCCCATTAAATAATTAGTGAAATCCCCTCAAAATGATCCGAAACAATGTTTCTAATACAAAATTAAGTTAAAACAGACTACCCCTTGCTCATCAGGAAACTATTGTGTACGTTGTGATGGACATTACAATTGCTTCACAGGAGCCTGGCAAAATTATGTTTGTAGTGTAGTTAGCCACTGAATTCACTGCCAGCATGCAGTCAAAGCTATAACCACTTTAGAGCAAACTAGTGCTCTCAAATATTATCCTAATGTCAACATCAGATGGGAGTtgtatcaaaaaatatatattgctgccgttatattgtaaaaattcatgaaaacaggttttaatttaacgctgcaatatgtaactttttggacgaaacgaccaaattcacatagaaatgtgagggTAAACTAGTGAAATCAGTAATACTCTATTTGGGATCAACCAGTTAAATGTATTGATGTTGCTAGAGATTAATGTGACAGAAGAATAGAAACGAACTAGATTAACTGTCGTAATGAGCCTTTGTGCGCCCCAATCAGTCGGCAGCTCTGCCAGCCAATGAAACCAGTAGGTCAATAGGAGAATAATTTTCATCTGTTCTAATTATTAGCTAGATTTGGTCGAAGATGTGCTCCCTGCTGAAAACCATTCTCCAGCCTTGCGAAGCACATGTGCATCAAGTACGGAAAATGTGGGCTAGACATCTGGCAAAAACAACATATGGCAAAATACATGTGCATCTGGTGGACATACGGCCCAATGCTCACACAGCTGTtcggagcatgctagatagctaattagcgcAGGCGGTCGCCTACTGTCTTCcgtaaacaagcgctgtaacGTGGAGATACGGTCAcgtgggaacactaaccctatcaaggtgtgtattttttatttattttactaggcaagtcggtttatacaaattcttatttacaatgacggtgtactggggaacagtgggttaactgccttgctcaggggcagaacgacatatttttaccttgtcagctcggggattcgacctAGCAACCTATTGATTACTGGCCCAAACACTaaccttttttttctttttcttgctgatatgaaagataagtcCTTAAGCGTCCAAATCCGTACGGCAAGCAATGcatgttaatgttcagaccgagCGTTGGGGATCTTCACAAAACTCCCCCCTACAAGACGCCTTTGTCCAATtacttatgtgtaatgtaatgagACTGAGTCGTGATCAAAGACGACTGACTATATATACTATGGTGACGGTTGAAATCGTTCGCCAGCTAGCTAACTGCCTGGCTACATTCATGGTTTTAACTGACAACAATCGCTCACAAACGATTCCCGATAATGTTACAGTCTAGCTAGCTGGTAAAATGCTGTATTGTCAGATCATTAGGTTGACGTTAGCTGAGCTACAGTAACGTTACAGCAAAGTACGTGGTTACAGTGCTCGCACAATcaacaactagctagctaaagttacctCGTAGCCCTTACTATCTCATACTAGCTACAGATACGTTATCCATCTGTTCATGTGTCAAGTAATATGGGTTATTATAGGACATGACAAGGTTTAgctttttttcatattttttttacctcaatTCCGATTCAAGTGTCAGGTTAGCCTTTTCATAATGTTTTCATTCCGTCACTTAAATCTACCGTGTACTATCGCGGGAACTTGCACGTTTACGGAACAATTTGTGCAGTGAGGTGGCTGGTTAGTGTCTGCGTCTAGTGCAAGTCAAGGAGGACGTACGTACTGTACAAGGCAAGAACACCGAAATCCATGTATTTATTTTAGTAGAGTTAACATTGTTGTATGTAAATTAATGCCGACAAGTTACGTTTTTTTTATGTTGCAAGGTTTACAAATCTGCGGAATATGACCAGGAGGAGTTGCAAGTGTGTTTTCTAGTCGTGTGGTGCATGGAGCGTATCATTGGCCCATTTGAGCACATGATTGTTGATAGTCAAAGTTAGCTTTCTGTCGTTCATTACATCTGTCGTTCGTCACATCCCGATATAAAACTGTTGTTTTACATCGGATTTTGCTTAGTTCTCATAAATGTAGACCTTGAATGTCAATGATCTTGAAATTATAGAATTAAAGGGATCTGCAATGGGCTTTCATAAATGTGAGCAATTATTCTGCCTCCAGCTGTGTGAAAGCAAGCATTATCACTGCTGTCACTCAGGATCATCCAATTGTTTAGTTTAAGTCAGGTTATAGCCTAAATCTCAGAAATGTGGGGGTGAATAAAGGTGACACTGTcaaacctctctctttctctcagcgcAAAGATGCAGCCGGTTGATTCTCTCCTCCACAGTGGCTATTTTCACGCAACACTCAGATGCTGGCAGAGCTGCTCCTCAGACTTGAGACCTGAGAATCTTATTTACCCCATCTTCGTCACGTAATGGGTCCTCTTCCACACAGACACTAGGATGTCGAATTGATGTTGTGATACAAATGCCAGATTCCCCTGTGTCAAAGTCAGTTATACTGTGGGCTATATCTGAGTGGCTATGTGTTTTTATGACATGGCAGCTTTCTTGTTCTTTTCTCCAACAGTGACAGTCCTGATGCTGTGGAGCCCATCGCTAGTCTACCAGGCCAGGCCAGGTAATGACTCCAGATAACCTGTTCATGTGGTTGATTATCTCATCTATGGTAATTGCTTATCTACATTAGGTACAGTAGTTGAATACCCATAATGTCCTGTTAATGTGTCATTTGTTGTAATCAAATTTTAAAACATAAATTACTTTGAAAGATCATTTTTATTCAAAGTCTTTATTTCAAAGTGATCTGAGAGTGGGAATGAGTGGGGGATGGGAACCATTGAGATCAAGGCTGTGACCTCCAGATAAGTACTGTGAGGCAGGGTGGATCCAGATAAGGAGAGAATCCGTTAGCTGTTTGTCCCACACAACCCTCCCTGCTCATGCACCATTTGGTTACAATAAAATAGGCCTTGCtattaggggcggcagggtagcctagtggttagagcgttagagcgttggacttataactggaaggttgcaagttcaaatccctgagctgacaaggtacaaatcaggcactgttcctaggccgtcattgaaaataagaatttgttcttaactgacttgcctagttaaataaaggttaaactaTTATGTGTCAGTGTTGAAATGACTGTTAATAGTTCTCTCACTCAGTCTGATTTGGTTTGTTGaccaaaacaaatgttattttagGCTATAGAGATCAAATGCATCCCAGTGCATTGATAATGAAGTGCCACTTTGTAATTGCTTGCCTCAAAGTGGTATTGAATTAGCACTTTAGTTTGTCCATTCCCTGTGTCCCCCTCAATCTCTTTTTCTCCCAACAGATATGGAGTGAATAAACTGGAAGGCATGCTACGCCCCCTTGTGGAGAAAGGCTTGAAGTGTGTGCTGATTTTCGGCGTGCCTGCCAAAATCGCTAAGGTGCATAAAGTATATGCACTcgtaaaatgtgtatttttttttgcCACCACATCAACTCCGAAGGGCTTATGACTGCAACCTTGCACACTGTCATAACTTTGACCTTTCTTCTCAGGATGAGAGGGGTTCGGGTGCAGACACAGGTGATACTCCGGCAGTATTGGCTGTGAAGAAGATAAGCTCTCTGTTCCCTGACCTGCTGATGGCCTGTGACGTCTGCCTCTGTCCCTACACCTCACATGGACACTGTGGTCAGTCACTCTCTATCACATCTTTTCGCCTACAACAAATGCAAATCTAACTTCCTTTGATTAACACTACAGTGTTATAAGACTGCACTCTCATTCGCCCTCAGGAATCTTGCGGGAGGATGGCACTCTGGACAATGGTGCCAGTTGCCAGCGTCTGGCAGAAGTGGCATTGGCTTACGCACGTGCTGGTGAGTCTGGTCACTCCTCCCCCCTCTGTTATCTACTCACTTCTAAAAATAGGGTACTGGACCGATGTTGATACTGCTCAATGGGGCACCACACCCATGTCAATGGGATCTCTTGTTCGTCTCGTACAGGCTGTCACATCATTGCACCCTCTGATATGATGGATGGGCGAGTGGGAGCCATCAAACAATCACTGATGTCCAATGACATGGGCAACAAGGTAACAGATTGGTAGCACTAGTTTGTACATAACCTTATATTCATATGAACTCAATAAGGAAAGGAAAGCATTTGCCATAAGGAAACCCTTAGTAAAGAAGCCATTAAGGTTGAATCTCCTGGGGAAAAAAAGTTATGTTTTTCCTCCTTCCCCCCCAGGTTTCAGTACTAAGCTACAGTGCTAAATTTGCTTCCTGTTACTATGGTCCCTTCAGGTAACTAATGATTGTAAAACCAAGTATGGACAGAAAAGGCATTTACTTACCAGTTATTATTTGACAGGATGCTCTAAGGaagctctgtttttttttgtgtgtgtagagATGCAGCACAGTCCACACCAGCATTTGGAGACAGGCGTTGTTATCAGCTGCCACCTGGTGCAAGGGGCCTGGCACTGCGAGCTGTGGTAAGAGTGTCTGAATTGCATGCATGTGTATGAAaggtagagagagtgtgtttttGTCAGAGCTAGTCAATTTACCCAGGTGGTTGAGGTTTTGTTTATGTTTTTCTCTCAGGACAGAGACGTCAAGGAGGGGGCAGATATGCTGATGGTGAAGCCAGGACTGCCCTATCTGGACATAGTGAGGGAGGTCAAAGACAAGGTTAGTATGTTCTGACTCATTTCTCTCTGCATGGTTAGAGTTTCAGGCTTCAGGATCAGTATCGATAGTTTCAGCGAAATAACCAAACATTAAGTTCACATCCAAGGGTACACACACAAGTCTATCATTAGTTGTTATGAAGACTCCAAAACCCTTCTGCTTTTACCTGCTCCATATTTTTCTCACCACCCTCCTCTGCTCCCTTCCAGCACCCCAATCACCCACTGGCGGTGTATAACGTGTCAGGGGAGTTTGCCATGCTGTGGCATGGAGCTCAGGCTGGAGCCTTTGACCTGCGCACCGCTGTACTGGAGTCTATGACCGCCTTCCGCAGGGCAGGTGAGAGGGGAAGGAAGTCATTGGGTCTGGAGGAGCAGTGCTCTGTTCTCTATAGAGAAAGAATGAGTTCTACTGCTCTAGTTTTATATTCTTCCCTTTAGGTGCTGACATCATCATCACCTACTACGCACCTCAACTGCTCACCTGGCTGAAAGAGTAACAGACAGAAGGATGGACCTACGGATTGACATGCGATTAGCTCCTTTTTACCAAGCTGTTCAATGCTGAACTACACTGACAAATGGGGTCTACTGAAGCCAAACTGACATGTGAGAACAGGCAATCTATCTTCATACATTAATTTACAGTTTATTTTTCTATATAACATTGATATTTTATTCTGGGACTCTTTTTTTATCATGTGCAGCAACCACAAATTTTCACCAAAGATGGTATTCTTCTAGCTCGTAACCACAGCATATCAAATAAGGTTTGAAGGgttagcctaatgttagcttTTACAGTCCCGTTTTTTCATCTATCTGTTGATTGTCTTGGTGGGTTTATGGGTATTTTTTACTATTCTATAGTTTTCCAAATTGAGTAATTATGGACTTTTATTTTACTTCTATTTTATTCTGTGCCTTCTGTAATAGCCACTCTGGCTTCAGCACTGATATTTACTAGTGTTTGTAAGGTTGGGTTAAGAAACCTGTAAAGCTCTTATTGACCAGGGTAAATGGACCTATCCAATATCCACATTTTTTTGGATAACAACAATAAAGCTACAATCGAGTTTGAAATATGGTCCATAGACTTACTTTGGTTTTATTACGTATAACTTTGTTCAATTTTTTACCGTTAAATGTTTACTTGAAGGAAATAATACAATAATGAGGCTACAGTATataggagtaccagtactgagtcaatgtgcaggggggtaCTTTTGTAGTTGAGGTAATTggagtaatatgtacatgtaggtaggggtaaaagtgactaggcaatcaggatagataaagAGTATAAGTAGCgtatgtaaaagtgtgtgtgtttgagtgtccaTTGAGTGCATAGAGCTAGTGCTAAATAAATAGGagatcaatgtaaatagtctgggtagccatttgattaactgttcagcagtcttatggcttgagggtataagctgttttagaagcctcttggacctagacttggctctctggtaccacttgccatgtggtagcagagacaacagtctatgactacaATTTTAAGTGCCTTCCTCGGACACcgcctgttatagaggtcctggatggcagggagctaggcctcagtgatgtactggaacgTGTgcactcactaccctctgtagcaccttacggtcagatgtcaagcaattgccataccaagcagtgatgtagccagtcaagatgctctcaattgtgcagctgTATGACTTTGAGAGTCTGAGAGCCCATCTTTACAGCcttctgagggggaagaggcaatGTCATGCCTTCTTTACggttgtgtttggaccatgacaggaCCTGCTCCCTATAGGCCCTCATcgtcgtcagtgatcaggcctaccaccaggagTCATTAGCAAGCTTAatgatttttgtattttattaggatccccattagctgttgcaaaagcagctcctgttcctggggtccacacaaaacaagTAACATGACATAGACAACAGAACTACATACGTTTCAAAACAGCACACATAGTccacatataaatacatacaaaatatctcggtcaaataggggagaggcgttgtgccgtaaggtgttgctttatgtttttttaaaccagattctgttcatttgagcaataatGGCTTTATATAATACAGTACACTtttttgaatttgttctggatttggggactgtgaatacGCCTGGTGGCATGTGGGGTGGCatgtggggtaagtgtgtgtgccagagctgtgtgtaagttgagtatgcaaacaatttggaatttaaCGTTtcttgtaaaaaaatattttaaaaattcagtctctcctcaactcttagcgaAGAgcgactggcatgcatagtatttatattagccctctgattacaatgaagagcaagacgtgccgctctgttcgtTGGAGTCATGCAtagccacgcagttgtgggtaaactgagtacaggaggggtctcCGTGTTGTtggtcagtgtggcagatgtgttgttgcctaccctcagcACCTGgtgtcggcccgtcaggaagtctaggatccagttagagggatgtgttcagtcccaggttccttagcaaTAGTGATGCGCTTGGAGGGCACTATTGTGGTGAACGCTGAgcagtagtcaatgaatagcattctcacataggtgttatttttgtccaggtgtagctacttggacataaataatggacattatcaaacaaatcaaacatttattgtggaactaggattcctgggagtttATTCTGATGaggatcaaaggtaagggaatatttataatattATTTCTGTTGACTCAAACATGGCGGATAAAAAATAAATTCTGAGCGccattctcagattattgcatgtttAGCTTTTTCCGTTaagtttttttaaaaatctga encodes the following:
- the LOC110509774 gene encoding delta-aminolevulinic acid dehydratase isoform X1, with product MTRRSCNAKMQPVDSLLHSGYFHATLRCWQSCSSDLRPENLIYPIFVTDSPDAVEPIASLPGQARYGVNKLEGMLRPLVEKGLKCVLIFGVPAKIAKDERGSGADTGDTPAVLAVKKISSLFPDLLMACDVCLCPYTSHGHCGILREDGTLDNGASCQRLAEVALAYARAGCHIIAPSDMMDGRVGAIKQSLMSNDMGNKVSVLSYSAKFASCYYGPFRDAAQSTPAFGDRRCYQLPPGARGLALRAVDRDVKEGADMLMVKPGLPYLDIVREVKDKHPNHPLAVYNVSGEFAMLWHGAQAGAFDLRTAVLESMTAFRRAGADIIITYYAPQLLTWLKE
- the LOC110509774 gene encoding delta-aminolevulinic acid dehydratase isoform X2; translation: MQPVDSLLHSGYFHATLRCWQSCSSDLRPENLIYPIFVTDSPDAVEPIASLPGQARYGVNKLEGMLRPLVEKGLKCVLIFGVPAKIAKDERGSGADTGDTPAVLAVKKISSLFPDLLMACDVCLCPYTSHGHCGILREDGTLDNGASCQRLAEVALAYARAGCHIIAPSDMMDGRVGAIKQSLMSNDMGNKVSVLSYSAKFASCYYGPFRDAAQSTPAFGDRRCYQLPPGARGLALRAVDRDVKEGADMLMVKPGLPYLDIVREVKDKHPNHPLAVYNVSGEFAMLWHGAQAGAFDLRTAVLESMTAFRRAGADIIITYYAPQLLTWLKE
- the LOC110509775 gene encoding transmembrane protein 203, which translates into the protein MLFSLQELVQWLGFATFELFLHLGALLVFSVLVALRADLFTPGMSWWLVFVPLFAADGLSTYFTAIVSIRLYQENEKRLAVLRLLWVLMVLGLKLVCEVLLCQKLVEQEQARDLWFGPIVSPLFILLQLLMIRACRIN